TACCTACCAAGTTACTGTAAGGGTAGAGCAGTATTGTGTGTTTGAAAATTAGATCATACATGAAAAAAAGGAATTAAATTCCAAGTAGACTAGGTACCTATCTACCTGTTTTTCCCTATTTGtgtttaattcaattaattaattctcaTTATTCTATGTACCTGAGCATTTCCACGAAATGATAACAGtgcaaattatgttaaaaaagcTAAGCCACTATCATCCTGGTATTACTGGTTCgatttacgaaaataatataatattgggATATTAATTCTAAGATCAGATTAGTTAcatctataataatatcttttgtttATCTCTGCAAAAGTGTGCAGTTAGGATAATAGTTGTGGATGCATAATAACCCACCCACAATGATTACTAAAATGCTACAACTGTGTCGAACCTACTAATTTCTTAGTTCAAGTTAGTTACTTGATAGTTTGTGCAGCATCCAAAGATCCTGAGACAAGTTAAATGATTTGGTTAGTATAGGATAATGAAAACCGCTTTATATGTTTGACCTAAAGTATAATGACAACAATAttattctaagaaaataaattacaaatgacTATTTCTCTTAAACATCTATGCTACTTCGGTGGCGGCTTGTCGTTCTATTTCTTCCAATTCTTTTAACCTCTGTTCTATCTCGGCAACACTTTTCCCATGTTCTTTATTGAATCTGTATGACTGTAACAGTTGTTCTTTTTCCAAACCCTTTATTCTCTCATACAAGGTCTTGTCGAACTCCTTGTCTATGTCACTCTCTTCTCTGAATACGCAGAAGTATAGTAAGAATACTGTAACACTACCAACAACTGAATAAGGTTGGTACCAAGGCATTTCAGTGTTTACTTTCCTTACTACGGGTTTTACTGTCTTTTTAGCAGCGCCACTAGTTGAAAACTTTATTGGTTCGTTCTCACTAGCCTCTAAGTTACTGCTAAACGATCTCCTGCCCTTGTAATATCGGTTTAAGGTCCTGAAAATACAACATGCAGAAAGTTAGGGTTAGTTTCGTAAGATGATGTAATTGGTAAGTACTTCGTGTGTAAAATGTTGAGATAATATTGCCTTATACTCTACCTGAAGTAATTACTCAAGTGTCTgttcattttaatgttatttcaatgaatttttggggtaaaaatattttatttttaatttcttcgaCTGTCAGTTACCAGTTGTCATTACTGTCAAATttcacattgtttttttttatgtttttctacgCATTGTTTTGTGCGTAAAGCCTACCACTTAGAGATGGCTACTTTAGCTTctctatattaaataattaattattggtCATTTGCCATTATTTCCATGGAATATTGTAATGCATTTCTTGtcctgaaaacaaaaatagcaataaatataattagtatctACTGATTTTACTTTTCTTCACCAATTTTAGTAATCAACTacaaatgattataaatatttaattacttaccgAACGAACTCTTCCCCCAAATCGGGCTCAGTCAATAAAAAATTACGTAGAAATTGCTTTATTCCTTCTTTCTATAGCCGCCTTTATTTTAGTATCATCTCGTACTACAACTTGCTCGCTAGGATATTTCTGAATCTCGATCGGCTTTACATCGATGGAAGGTTTTATTAGTAAAGCCCAAATGTCGCATTTATTAGAAATACTATGTACAGTCTCGAATAATCTTGATCGTTTTTCCCATACTTCAGACACGCCGTTGTTCTGAAGCGAAATTATACGATTAAAGAAGAAGAATTTACTCTAATGCGGTATAGTTAACGTGTTCCTAATTTATACGCACCTAGGTATTTAGTTGATAATGATGTAATGAAatcgtaaattaaaatattgtttacaattaTTCATACTTACTGACGACTTTTGCAACTCATCCAGCTCTTTGCGGGAAGTTTCCACTTGTTCAGCGAGCGCTCTTTGTCGAATTCTTTCAACAGTCAACTGCTGTTCCAGTTTATCAGTAGTTACAATAAGCGACTGATGTTCTTTCGTTAGTCTCTCTATGTTTGTCGAAGCATCATGAATGTTTCGGTTTAGTGATAGTATTGCAGCATTAactgaaaaattaataaaatggtttttaGTGGCTACAAGGTTCTGACCTAAAAGGCGAAAAATAAGACcgtttaacaaaagaaaaagctTACATTCACGTTTTTCTCTTAGTCTCGCTTCGTTGTCCTGTtcttgtagttttattttctcaatagtagGCCTAACAGAGTTATCCATTTCAACAATTATTATGATCTAAAACAAACCTGAAAATGAGTTCAGAGAAATGGAGCGTAAAAGTGATTGATTTTCGGTAACCCGGgaaattttgtaaacaatatatttttgtcgatGTTCATATGcgtttattgtaaataatggaAAAACCTGACGCTGGCGgttttgttaatattacttGGCCCAGCAAGAACGTTCCCCATGGAGGTATTTTCCACACACGCGTTGCAAATCCTACTGAAGACCAAAGACAGTTTTTAAAaggtatattttcaaaaatatagttATCCAGTGTTTAGTTACGATACGAAGGAATTTACAATCTATAGAAATCACTGTTTCTTTGACCGGCTTAAAAAATACGCgccataatttaaatttaaaaaagaaatcctTGTGTTGCCACTCGGCAATCGGAAGTTAAAAAAGGATTCTTGTACTGCCATGTTATAGGCTGAAaaatgagtaggtacctacctacatatttaataacttttactgAAATTGCAGTTctttttggtttattttcagTCCTTTTAGAAGAGTCTAAGCTTACTCTCTCACAAAATCAGAAAAATGCCTTGGCACTTCGTCAGCAAGAGGAGAAGAGGGCCGAGCAACCGCCTCAAGTGCGAAGGCCGATGATCCGACCGCGAACCTCTCGCCGGCGATCACTGTCCGAGATTAGGCAATCTGGTGTATTTGATTTCGACAAGTAAGTATGAACTTTGCAGTACTTATTATGAACCTACCTGTATACCTACAtcataaaaatgattaattgtGTTAGAAAAAAGCAATGTTAGAAAAAAGCAAAAAGTATGAACTTGTAGGTGAGTCACTAAGAATAAAACCAAAACTTTTgttaactattaatttattcactAAGTATATCGATAAGAAACAACTGTTAGAaatcgaattttatttttgttgcactAGAAATCGAACCACGACAGCTAGCGCAAGGATACAAGCGTAGCACATAATGGTCCCTAAAACATTTTGTCTATCGGTTTCTTTAGATATCGTCCATTGAAGCGTGGTGAAGACCGAGAGCTGATGAAGGAGAGGCTCGCCAACTCGATGACGTACGGTGATAGCGACGAACAGCCTAAACCGAAGGTCCTGCCGACACGTATGAAGAAAGTTGAACCGAAACTACCCACCAATAAGGAAAAATGGAACGAATGTAAGAGCTTTTAGCAGTCCAGtacaatatattaggtcggggaaaaagtattttcgcattatagtatgtatgaacttgtaataaaatctctttggcttcaagaatcacaaatgagtgcacggttcattaggtttctttcagccagcttgtgaggtacccaaacatcgagcttttttgtgtagagaaaagagttacaagttcatacatactataatgcgaaaagactttttctccgacctaatatttattcgcagtttagtaacaaaaattatatgcattgatgtgttgcctagAGTTTTGAACCCTTGAACACTTGCTTTGGAGTTAAAGTTACACCAAcaattataggtacctaccgcATCTACTACTTCGATCCTTACTATCTACTACTGAGGATGGATGGCGGACAAGTCTTTTTGTACCTACCTAGCTTCCAAATCAAGTTTTAACTACCACACCCCTTACCTCCAATACCGAAGTACCTTCCTCAAATATTTAGCACTTCCAATTTCACTGTACCAATTACTTCTCGACTCGTATATACTAACATAATTGCCTGTACTGActagcatattatttttaaataataataatgtcattttcAGTGGTAACTCAAATCCGCGAGCGTACAGAATGGCTTGCCGAGATGGAGTACTTAGGACATGCTGGACCACACCGGGACATCATAAAGGACCAGATAGCTGAACGCATGCGAGCACTAGATTGTCTGGGCATTGACAGCGAGTGCTCCACAGCCAGGTCGACGGCTTCAGGGTTCAGCACTGTCAGGAGTCGGGAGAGTGTTGCTAAGCCTACTAAAATCCCTGCATCTGGTAAatctttttatatgtataaaaatgttgaacatCTAGTTTTACTATAACGTGGTTTCCAACTCGAAACATAAGATGAGATTTGGTTTCGATGGGAAAGGAAATTTTACGTGACCAGGGCTAGGGTCGTTTCGTAGTATATGATTGCCTCCGTGGTATTTCGATAATAGGTACTCGTAACTGGGTCGGCGACAGCCGACACATAGGTCTCGGAATGGCCGAATCGGGCTAAAAcgatgtttttta
Above is a genomic segment from Anticarsia gemmatalis isolate Benzon Research Colony breed Stoneville strain chromosome 8, ilAntGemm2 primary, whole genome shotgun sequence containing:
- the LOC142974640 gene encoding UPF0193 protein EVG1 homolog, which encodes MEKPDAGGFVNITWPSKNVPHGGIFHTRVANPTEDQRQFLKVLLEESKLTLSQNQKNALALRQQEEKRAEQPPQVRRPMIRPRTSRRRSLSEIRQSGVFDFDKYRPLKRGEDRELMKERLANSMTYGDSDEQPKPKVLPTRMKKVEPKLPTNKEKWNELVTQIRERTEWLAEMEYLGHAGPHRDIIKDQIAERMRALDCLGIDSECSTARSTASGFSTVRSRESVAKPTKIPASAHSSVPSEKSGKKQSVRGSGRAREKEENVTSYTQLSPLQYSARRRQ
- the LOC142974641 gene encoding uncharacterized protein LOC142974641 — translated: MNRHLSNYFRTLNRYYKGRRSFSSNLEASENEPIKFSTSGAAKKTVKPVVRKVNTEMPWYQPYSVVGSVTVFLLYFCVFREESDIDKEFDKTLYERIKGLEKEQLLQSYRFNKEHGKSVAEIEQRLKELEEIERQAATEVA